The Pyxidicoccus sp. MSG2 DNA segment GTCAGCTTGTTGGTGCGGTTGACGTAACCCTCGTACAGCTTGAAGTGCGTCTCGAGGACGGCGTCGCTGAGCCCCTTGAGGCCCTTGAGCTGCGGGAACTGCATCGGCGCGTACTTCTTCTGCGGAACGTCCGCCATGCTGCCTCCAGAGAATGGGTGGGTGTTGGGTCGGAAGGCCGCCTCATAACGGAGGTGGGGCCTGCCAGCGCGGAGAACTTCACGCCGGTGTGCGCGGTACGACAAGTAAGAAATGCGCACGCCCCGCTCGCGGTGCTATGTGCCGGGGCGGATGCCTGAGCTTCCGGAAGTGGAGATCGCCCGGCGCAACCTGGTGCGCTGGTTCAGCGGCCGGCGCCTCGTCCGCGCCGAGGCCGACGATACCCGCATCTTCCGTGGTGCCGAGCTCCGCCACTTCACCGAGCTGTCCGGCCGGCTGGAGTCCCTCGTCCGCCGGGGCAAGTACCTCCTCTTCGCCTTCGAGGAAGGACGGGGCCTGCTGGGCCACCTGGGGATGACGGGCAAGTTCGTCCGCCGCACGGAAGGGCAGGGCGAGCCGTACAGCCGCGCCCGCTTCCACCTCGATGACGGGCACGTCCTCCACTTCAGTGATCCACGCATGTTCGGCCGGCTGGAGCCCGCCCCCGCCGCCCGGCTGAGGGAGCTGGACGTGGTGAAGGCCCTGGGGAGGGATCCCCTGGCGGACGGCCTCACCGCGGGCCAGCTCGAAAAGGCCGTGGCCCCCTCCCGGCAGCCCCTCAAGGTGGCGCTGCTGGACCAGTCGCGCATCACCGGCCTGGGCAACATCCACGCCGCCGAGGCCCTCTTCCGCGCCGGAATCCACCCCTCCCGGGAGCCCGCCTCCCTCACCCCGGACGAGTGGAAGCGTCTGGTGGGCGCCATCCGGGCCACCATCGACTTCGGCCTGAAGGAGCAGGAGGGGGAGGAGCCGGTGTACCTGGAGGAGGGGCGCTCGGAGAACCCTTTCTTCGTCTACGGCCGGGCCGGGGGCCCATGCTCCCGGTGCGGAACCCCCGTCGAGTCCTTCACCCAGGCCGGCCGCACCACCCACTTCTGTCCGAAATGCCAGCCCCGCTCAGGCGTTCACGCGTCGAAGCCCCGGGCCGGTAAGCGTTGACACCCCCATGTCCCGTGGCTT contains these protein-coding regions:
- the mutM gene encoding bifunctional DNA-formamidopyrimidine glycosylase/DNA-(apurinic or apyrimidinic site) lyase; translated protein: MPELPEVEIARRNLVRWFSGRRLVRAEADDTRIFRGAELRHFTELSGRLESLVRRGKYLLFAFEEGRGLLGHLGMTGKFVRRTEGQGEPYSRARFHLDDGHVLHFSDPRMFGRLEPAPAARLRELDVVKALGRDPLADGLTAGQLEKAVAPSRQPLKVALLDQSRITGLGNIHAAEALFRAGIHPSREPASLTPDEWKRLVGAIRATIDFGLKEQEGEEPVYLEEGRSENPFFVYGRAGGPCSRCGTPVESFTQAGRTTHFCPKCQPRSGVHASKPRAGKR